CTGAAGGCTTCATTGCAGTCAGTGAGCAAGAGGTTAAAAAAGTACCGCTGTTACGCGGCAAGGCGATTTTTAATCTGTTTTTCGAGCCATCCACGCGTACCCGTACCACCTTTGAAATTGCCGCCAAACGCTTGTCTGCCGATGTGATTAATCTGAATATCAGTGCATCCAGCCAGAGCAAAGGTGAAACTTTGCTGGATACGGTGGACAATCTGGCCGCCATGCAGGCGGATATGTTCGTGGTGCGTCATGCGCAATCTGGCGCAGCGCACATGATTGCGCGCCATGTGGCACCGCATATCCATGTGGTGAATGCGGGCGATGGCCGCCATGCGCACCCGACTCAAGGTTTGCTGGATATGTTTACCATCCGCAAATATAAAGGCGAGTTTCATAATCTGCGCGTGGCCATTGTCGGCGATGTGTTGCACTCGCGCGTGGCGCGCTCGCAAATCCATGCGTTGACTACGCTAGGTGTGCCGGAGGTGCGCGTGATTGCGCCCAAGACCTTGTTGCCAACGGGCGTTGAGCAAATGGGCGTGCATGTGTACCACGATATGGCGTT
Above is a window of Sulfuriferula thiophila DNA encoding:
- a CDS encoding aspartate carbamoyltransferase catalytic subunit, with protein sequence MTLNPQLNADGSLRHLLTIDGLPRAILTQILDTAEGFIAVSEQEVKKVPLLRGKAIFNLFFEPSTRTRTTFEIAAKRLSADVINLNISASSQSKGETLLDTVDNLAAMQADMFVVRHAQSGAAHMIARHVAPHIHVVNAGDGRHAHPTQGLLDMFTIRKYKGEFHNLRVAIVGDVLHSRVARSQIHALTTLGVPEVRVIAPKTLLPTGVEQMGVHVYHDMALGLKDVDVVIMLRLQNERMRGARLPSAQEYFKYYGLTQDKLALARPDAIVMHPGPMNRGVEIDSAVADGKQSVILPQVTYGIAVRMAVMSILAGN